From Acidihalobacter aeolianus, a single genomic window includes:
- a CDS encoding IS630 family transposase: MEKLDGRKLDRSTLEAIRIRAVMRVEAGESPEVVIQALGFHRSQIYAWLAAYREGGLEALRQRKAKGREPKLRGGQLDRLYRLITEHNPTQLKFEFALWTRAMVRELIRREFKVRLSEVSVGRLLRTLGLSPQRPLHRAYQRDEAAVEHGQAVAYPEIRRLAKREKATIYFGDEASVRSDHHSGTSWAPIGQTPVIETTGARFGVNMISAVSPRGGLRFMTFTGTLTAPMFIDFLGRLIEGATTPVFLIVDGHPVHRSRKVRDFVDGTAGRLRLFILPAYSPHLNPDEWVWNWLKRHHLGKVRHSGPDQLRQTVSRFLRRLQRLTHIVKGFFQDKNLAYIHNNVG, encoded by the coding sequence ATGGAGAAATTAGACGGACGCAAGCTTGATCGCAGCACGCTGGAAGCCATTCGCATTCGAGCCGTGATGAGGGTCGAGGCCGGCGAAAGCCCCGAAGTCGTGATCCAGGCCTTGGGCTTTCATCGTAGCCAGATTTACGCCTGGTTGGCGGCGTACCGCGAGGGCGGTCTTGAGGCGCTTCGCCAGCGCAAGGCCAAGGGTCGGGAGCCGAAGCTCAGGGGCGGGCAGCTGGATCGGCTCTACCGGCTCATCACCGAGCACAACCCCACGCAATTGAAGTTCGAGTTCGCTCTGTGGACGCGTGCGATGGTCCGCGAACTCATCCGCCGCGAGTTTAAGGTACGCCTCAGCGAGGTGTCGGTGGGCCGTCTGCTGCGTACGCTGGGGCTGTCGCCACAGCGTCCTTTGCACCGGGCCTATCAACGTGACGAGGCAGCGGTCGAGCATGGGCAGGCCGTGGCCTACCCCGAGATACGTCGGCTGGCCAAGCGCGAGAAGGCCACGATCTACTTCGGTGATGAGGCCAGCGTGCGTTCGGATCACCACAGCGGCACCTCCTGGGCACCGATCGGTCAGACGCCGGTCATTGAGACCACCGGCGCTCGATTTGGCGTGAACATGATCTCGGCCGTCAGCCCCCGAGGCGGGCTGCGCTTTATGACCTTCACCGGCACCCTGACGGCGCCTATGTTCATCGACTTTCTGGGACGGCTGATCGAGGGGGCTACCACCCCGGTCTTTCTGATTGTCGACGGACACCCGGTGCACCGCTCACGCAAAGTCAGGGACTTCGTTGACGGCACCGCGGGTCGGCTCCGACTCTTTATCCTGCCGGCGTACTCACCTCATCTGAACCCGGACGAATGGGTATGGAACTGGCTCAAGCGGCACCACCTGGGCAAGGTCCGCCACAGTGGCCCGGATCAGCTTCGCCAAACGGTCTCGCGATTTCTGCGCAGGCTGCAGCGGCTCACTCACATCGTCAAAGGCTTTTTCCAGGATAAAAACCTCGCCTACATCCACAATAATGTCGGGTAA
- a CDS encoding SDR family oxidoreductase, with amino-acid sequence MYIGLTGASGMLGGAILELCSRRGWVCVPIPRSIFYGGMHGEAADVITKCDVLIHAAANTDVEYCEINPDECYRDNYLLTELIAGYAVRSKTKLVYISSTGVYGNYQMSPYKEYNDTIPTTHYHKAKLMGEVAADALTGSLVIRVGWLFGGDIDNPKNFVVRRILDAIRSNGSIVSDPTQFGNPLYVMDAAEIILELVKDDRSGIFNCVSVEAVSRYEYVKKILEFSGCGVDVMPSEPGAFKRKASVSFNESAINWKLNCLGYAEVPVWRDGLERYVFSIAEKISKFKSCQ; translated from the coding sequence ATGTATATCGGGTTAACAGGTGCATCAGGTATGCTTGGTGGTGCAATCCTTGAGTTATGTTCGAGGCGCGGCTGGGTGTGTGTACCCATCCCTCGGTCTATATTTTATGGTGGAATGCATGGTGAGGCTGCAGATGTAATTACAAAATGTGATGTATTAATACATGCTGCGGCTAATACAGATGTTGAGTATTGTGAGATTAATCCAGATGAGTGCTATAGGGATAATTACCTTCTGACCGAATTAATAGCGGGCTATGCGGTAAGATCTAAAACTAAGCTTGTTTATATATCAAGTACTGGTGTTTATGGGAATTATCAGATGTCTCCGTATAAGGAATATAATGATACTATTCCTACTACGCACTATCACAAAGCGAAATTAATGGGTGAAGTTGCTGCTGATGCGTTAACAGGATCCTTGGTCATTAGGGTTGGGTGGTTGTTTGGTGGCGATATTGATAATCCAAAAAATTTTGTAGTTAGGCGCATTCTTGATGCTATTCGCTCTAACGGATCGATAGTTTCGGATCCTACTCAATTTGGTAATCCGCTTTATGTGATGGATGCGGCAGAGATAATTCTGGAACTGGTAAAGGATGATCGTTCAGGGATATTTAATTGCGTCAGTGTAGAAGCGGTTTCTAGGTATGAGTATGTTAAAAAAATACTAGAATTTTCGGGTTGCGGGGTTGACGTTATGCCTTCTGAACCGGGTGCTTTTAAGCGTAAAGCAAGTGTATCATTCAATGAGTCAGCAATTAATTGGAAATTAAATTGCCTCGGCTATGCCGAGGTGCCTGTATGGCGTGATGGTCTTGAGCGTTATGTTTTTTCTATCGCTGAGAAAATATCTAAGTTTAAGTCTTGTCAATAA
- the gmd gene encoding GDP-mannose 4,6-dehydratase — protein MRTAIITGITGQDGAYLADFLLSHGYSVWGTYRRTSSVNFWRIEALGIADHPSLHLVEFDLTDMGSIMRLVEKSAATEIYNLAAQSFVGVSFDQPHTTAQITGVGALNLLEAIRILDTKIRFYQASTSEMFGKVRVIPQDEETPFHPRSPYGVAKLYAHWITVNYRESFDIFGSSGILFNHESPLRGLEFVTRKITHAISRIKLGQQDVLELGNLDAKRDWGFAKEYVEGMWRMLQADEPDTYVLATGRTETVRDFVTMAGKAAGIELDWKGKDEQETGVDAATGKTIVRVNSKFYRPAEVDLLIGSPAKAKEKLGWEPQTTLEELCSMMVEKDLERNAGGGVTF, from the coding sequence ATGCGCACTGCGATTATAACTGGCATCACTGGACAGGACGGAGCATATCTGGCTGACTTCCTTTTGTCCCATGGCTATTCAGTCTGGGGAACATACCGCCGCACGAGTTCTGTTAATTTCTGGCGCATCGAGGCACTGGGGATTGCAGATCATCCAAGTCTGCATTTGGTCGAATTTGATCTGACCGACATGGGGTCAATCATGCGCTTGGTAGAAAAAAGTGCTGCGACTGAAATCTACAATCTTGCTGCACAAAGCTTTGTCGGCGTGAGTTTCGATCAGCCACATACTACGGCACAGATTACGGGTGTAGGGGCCCTGAATTTGCTCGAAGCTATTCGAATACTCGATACGAAAATTCGTTTCTATCAGGCCAGCACTTCCGAAATGTTCGGGAAGGTACGTGTCATTCCGCAGGATGAGGAGACGCCATTCCATCCGCGCAGCCCTTACGGCGTGGCAAAGCTGTATGCGCACTGGATCACGGTGAATTACCGTGAAAGTTTCGACATCTTCGGGTCGAGTGGGATTCTGTTCAATCATGAAAGTCCGCTGCGTGGTCTTGAATTCGTGACCCGCAAGATCACCCACGCTATTTCGCGCATCAAGCTCGGCCAGCAGGATGTGTTGGAACTCGGCAACCTTGATGCCAAACGCGACTGGGGCTTCGCGAAGGAATATGTCGAGGGCATGTGGCGTATGCTGCAGGCCGATGAACCCGATACCTATGTGCTGGCGACAGGTCGTACGGAGACGGTGCGCGATTTCGTGACCATGGCAGGTAAGGCAGCCGGTATAGAGCTGGACTGGAAGGGTAAGGATGAGCAGGAAACTGGGGTCGATGCGGCGACGGGTAAAACCATCGTTCGTGTGAATTCCAAGTTCTACCGCCCGGCTGAAGTGGATCTTTTGATCGGAAGCCCAGCCAAGGCCAAGGAGAAACTCGGTTGGGAGCCTCAAACCACCTTGGAAGAGCTCTGTTCCATGATGGTCGAGAAGGACCTTGAGCGTAACGCCGGCGGTGGCGTGACCTTTTAA
- a CDS encoding GDP-mannose 4,6-dehydratase, whose amino-acid sequence MTKVLITGYRGFTGVYVAERLRALGMDVLGLVQGPANAADEVSGDLSRRDELAEIIAAYAPTYVVHLAALSFVGHGDARAFYDVNLFGTLNLLEALAKLPAAPERVIIASSANVYGTPGLEVLDESVCPGPVNHYANSKLAMEHMVRTWCDRLPIVLVRPFNYTGVGQDEKFLIPKIVSHFKRRAEAIELGNLDVARDFSDVRDVAEVYARLLTSQDAIGQTVNICSGRAYALRDVLEKVSTLSGHRLEVRVNPAFVRANEVPKLVGDHSNLLKYTGFQPGIPLEETLRWMLEN is encoded by the coding sequence ATGACTAAAGTTCTGATAACGGGATACCGTGGGTTTACCGGCGTCTATGTCGCCGAACGGCTTCGCGCACTGGGTATGGACGTGCTGGGGCTTGTGCAGGGGCCGGCCAATGCCGCGGACGAGGTCAGTGGCGACCTGTCGCGCAGGGATGAGTTGGCCGAAATCATTGCTGCCTACGCGCCGACCTATGTGGTTCATCTGGCGGCGCTGTCCTTTGTCGGCCATGGCGATGCGCGCGCATTTTACGACGTGAATCTGTTTGGCACCCTTAACCTGCTTGAGGCCTTGGCGAAACTACCGGCTGCGCCCGAGCGGGTCATTATTGCCAGTTCGGCCAATGTCTACGGTACGCCGGGGCTTGAGGTACTGGACGAATCGGTGTGTCCGGGGCCTGTGAATCATTATGCCAACAGCAAACTGGCAATGGAGCACATGGTGCGGACTTGGTGCGATCGCTTACCGATCGTGCTGGTGCGACCGTTTAACTATACGGGCGTGGGGCAAGACGAGAAATTCTTGATCCCGAAAATCGTGTCGCACTTCAAACGCCGTGCAGAAGCGATTGAGCTGGGTAATCTCGATGTGGCGCGAGACTTCAGCGATGTACGCGATGTGGCTGAAGTGTATGCTCGATTGCTGACTTCTCAGGATGCGATAGGGCAGACCGTCAATATCTGCTCGGGGCGCGCCTATGCGCTGCGTGATGTGTTGGAGAAGGTTTCAACACTGAGTGGGCATCGGCTTGAGGTGCGTGTTAATCCTGCTTTTGTCCGTGCAAATGAAGTGCCGAAATTGGTGGGGGATCATTCAAACCTACTCAAGTACACAGGTTTCCAGCCTGGCATTCCGCTTGAGGAGACGTTGCGTTGGATGCTGGAAAATTGA